GCAGCATTGTGATATTATGCCCGCAAATTTTGATCCGCTAGCCTTTACTATGAAATTCCCTGGACAACGCAAGTCAAAACACTATTTCCCGACCAGTAAGAAAGATCTTTCTGTGAGTCAGGCGCAATCAGCGCCAAAACTATACCGCCCGACAATTGTTGGTGTCGGGCAAACAATCGTCGACATTGAAGCACGTGTTGATGATGACTTCCTAGCTAAATACGATTTAAGTAAAGGACACTCACTCGTACTCGAAGAGAGCAAAGCGGATGCTCTGTATGCCGAACTTGTCGAAAAGGAGCTGATTACACATCAATTCCCTGGCGACACTATTGGTAATACCCTTCACAACTACTCAGTCCTCGCGGACAGCAAATCTGTCTTACTCGGCGTAATGTCTAAAAACATTCAAGTTGGGTCATATGGATATCGTTACCTGTGCCGCACATCGTCGAGAATGAACCTAAACCATCTACAGACGGTTGATGGTCCTATCGGGCGCTGCTACACACTTATCACTGATGATGGCGAACGCACATTCGCTATCAACGAAGGTGAGATGAACCAGCTTCGACCAGAGAGTGTACCTGAGTCAGTGTTTGACAAGGCTTCTGCACTTGTTGTTTCTTCTTACCTTATGCGTGGCAAACCTGAAGATCCGATGCCTCAAGCTGTCGCTCGTGCCGTTGAAATTGCAAAGCAGAAATCTGTACCAGTCGTTCTTACTCTGGGTACTAAATGGGTTATCGAAGGCAATGAGAAATTCTGGCAAGACTACATCAAAGAAAACGTCACCATCGTTGCGATGAACGAAGAAGAAGGTGAAGCCTTGACCGGTTTCGCCGATCCTCTAAAAGCCGCTGACAAAGCACTGGATTGGGTTGATTTGGTATTGTGCACCGCGGGTCCAGCAGGCCTCTACATGGCGGGCTACTGTGACAACGTCACACTAAGAGAGACAACACACGAACTTATATCTGCTGACGAGTTTGCAGACTTCAACAAGTTTGAGTTTAGCCGAGCGATGAGAAAGGACGAGTGTTCTGATCCGCAAAAAGTCTACTCTCACATTGGCCCTTACTTAGGCGGTCCACTAAAGATCAAGAACACCAATGGTGCAGGAGATGGTGCACTGTCAGCATTACTGCATGACATGACTGCAAACTCATTCCATAGCAAAAATGTACCAGACTCAGACAAGCATGTTGCACCATGTTTGACTTATTCGTCACTCTCTCAAATTTGTAAGTACGCAAACCGAGTTAGCTACGAAGTGTTAACCCAACACTCTCCTAGACTCACCCGTGCTCTTCCTGAGAGAGAAGACAGCTTAGAAGAAGCGTACTGGGATCGTTAATAAAAAAGGGCTTCGGCCCTTTTTTGTTTTTAAAACATACAAATAACAGGAGGCTGATTACTTTTAGAACAGCCCTCTGAATATTTAACTTTACAAAGCATTTTTAACCAGTATTATCTCGACGCAAACGTTTTCCTCATTAATTTTGTGGCTTTTTAAGGACCGTTAATGCTATCTGATATCGATATCTGTCGTACGACGTCACTCTCTGCTATTTCTGACATTGCAAAACAAGCTGGTCTTCTTGACCACGAGTATCACCCGCAAGGATTTCACAAAGCGAAAGTGACACTGGATGCGGTCTCGCGCCTAAAAGACAACCGTGATGGTAAGTTGATTGTCGTTACCGCAATCACGCCTACCCCATTGGGCGAAGGCAAAACCGTCACCACCATTGGTTTATCTCAAGGCCTAAAGAAGCTAAACAAGTCCGTAATGGCATGTATCCGTCAGCCATCTATGGGCCCTATTTTTGGTGTTAAAGGCGGCGCAGCAGGCGGCGGCTATTCTCAAGTTGCACCAATGGAAGAGCTAAACTTACACCTAACAGGCGATATCCACGCCGTGACTGCTGCTCACAACCTGGCGGCCGCGGCGATTGACGCGCGTATTTACCATGAACAGCGTCAAGGCTTTGAAGCATTTGAATCTCGCACTGGTCTTAAAGCGCTTAAGATTGATAGTAAAAACGTGGTATGGAAACGCGTTGTCGACCACAACGACCGAGCCCTACGAATGGTCACCGTCGGTCAAAACGAAGTAAACAAAACGATCAATGGCTACGAGCGCCAAGATGGCTTTGATATCTCTGCAGCATCAGAGTTAATGGCGATCCTTGCCCTATCGAAAGATTTAAAAGATCTTCGTATCCGCATTGGTAAGATTGTTGTTGCCTACTCTATTGACGGCACACCTGTGACCACCGAAGACCTACAAGTAGCGGGTGCAATGGCGGTTAGCATGAAAGAAGCGATTGAACCAACGCTTATGCAAACGCTAGAGGGCGTACCGACACTTATCCACGCAGGTCCTTTTGCAAACATCGCTCACGGTAATTCATCGATTATCGCTGATAGCATCGCCACAAAGCTGAGTGACTTTACGGTGACAGAAGGTGGTTTTGGT
This is a stretch of genomic DNA from Vibrio maritimus. It encodes these proteins:
- a CDS encoding inosine/guanosine kinase, whose amino-acid sequence is MKFPGQRKSKHYFPTSKKDLSVSQAQSAPKLYRPTIVGVGQTIVDIEARVDDDFLAKYDLSKGHSLVLEESKADALYAELVEKELITHQFPGDTIGNTLHNYSVLADSKSVLLGVMSKNIQVGSYGYRYLCRTSSRMNLNHLQTVDGPIGRCYTLITDDGERTFAINEGEMNQLRPESVPESVFDKASALVVSSYLMRGKPEDPMPQAVARAVEIAKQKSVPVVLTLGTKWVIEGNEKFWQDYIKENVTIVAMNEEEGEALTGFADPLKAADKALDWVDLVLCTAGPAGLYMAGYCDNVTLRETTHELISADEFADFNKFEFSRAMRKDECSDPQKVYSHIGPYLGGPLKIKNTNGAGDGALSALLHDMTANSFHSKNVPDSDKHVAPCLTYSSLSQICKYANRVSYEVLTQHSPRLTRALPEREDSLEEAYWDR
- a CDS encoding formate--tetrahydrofolate ligase, which translates into the protein MLSDIDICRTTSLSAISDIAKQAGLLDHEYHPQGFHKAKVTLDAVSRLKDNRDGKLIVVTAITPTPLGEGKTVTTIGLSQGLKKLNKSVMACIRQPSMGPIFGVKGGAAGGGYSQVAPMEELNLHLTGDIHAVTAAHNLAAAAIDARIYHEQRQGFEAFESRTGLKALKIDSKNVVWKRVVDHNDRALRMVTVGQNEVNKTINGYERQDGFDISAASELMAILALSKDLKDLRIRIGKIVVAYSIDGTPVTTEDLQVAGAMAVSMKEAIEPTLMQTLEGVPTLIHAGPFANIAHGNSSIIADSIATKLSDFTVTEGGFGSDMGFEKACNIKASATDKKPDCAVIVATLRGLKANSGLYDLKPGTPIPDSIYGEDTAALEAGFENLKWHINNVAKYGVPAVVAINRFPQDSEQELALLQEWVEALDSNCRVAISEGFAKGGEGTVALAEKVIEACATDANFKPLYTAEQSIEEKLMTVCEVGYGAARVTLSYQAQQQLEIYKKHGFNNLAVCLAKTPLSITTDGSVKGAPTGFDVVIRELRLCAGAGFIYALCGNVMTMPGLPDKPAFMSLDLDDEGNIVGLS